Part of the Pedobacter roseus genome is shown below.
AATTGCTTTTTAAAGCTTACATAGAGCCCGAAATTGTAGCACAATGGATGGGTACCAAGGTACTTAAACTCGAAAATAAAAAACATGGCAGTTATGTTTTCGAAACTTCAGATCAAAAAGGGAACGTAGCTTTTGTAGCCAGTGGTGTAATCCACGAATTTGTGCCTGAAGAGAAAATCACCCGGACATTCGAAATGGAAAATACGCCTTTTGCCGCGCAGCTTGAATTTTTAACCTTTGAAAAACTGACGGATGATAGGAGCAAACTTACCATGCACGTGATATACAAGTCGGTTGGTGTAAGAGATCAGATCCTGGCTTTACCTTTTGCCCAGGGCATTAATATGGCGCATAACCGTTTGCAGAATATCGTAGATCAATTAAAATAAAAAATTATGACAAAGAGAAACAAAATTATCTATTGGATCGCCACAGTTTGGCTTTCCCTGGGCATGTTATCAACCGGCGTTGTACAGTTATTAAAAACGAAAGAAGAAGTAGCCCTTTTTACCCAATTGGGCTATCCCGTTTATTTCCTCACTTTATTGGGTATCTGGAAAATTTTGGGTGTTATAGCCGTGCTTATTCCTAAATTTACTTTACTAAAAGAATGGGCCTATGCAGGTTTTTTCTTTGCGATGTCTGGCGCCGTTTTTTCGCATATCTCGGTGGCTGATCATAGCTTTTCGGCATATTTCGGGCCTATGTTATTGTTGGTATTAACCGTACTTTCATGGTATTTCAGGCCTGCAGAAAGAAAAATCGTTTCAACTAATCTATAATATGATGAACCCAAAAGCTGATTTTTATTTCAATAAAGCCAAAAAATGGCAGGAAGCAGTAAATTTATTGAGAACAATTGTGCTCGACTGCGGCCTTACAGAAGAGTTAAAATGGGGTTGCCCGTGTTATACATTAGATGGAAACAATATTGTTTTAATCCACGATTTTAAAGAGTATTGTGCTTTTTTGTTCTTTAAAGGTGCAATATTAAAGGATAAGGAAGGCATATTGATCCAGCAGACCGAAAACGTGCAATCGGCAAGGCAGATCCGCTTTACCAATGCATTACAGATTGTAGAAATGAAAGCAACCTTAAAGTCCTTCATTTTGCAAGCCATCGAGGTAGAAAAGGCAGGTTTAAAAGTAGAACTGAAAAAAACGACCGAATACAGTATTCCTGCTGAGTTCCAAAATAAACTGGATCATATTCCAGATCTAAAAGCAGCTTTCGAAGCCTTAACCCCTGGAAGGCAAAGGGGATACCTTTTACATTTTTCGGCACCGAAACAATCGAAAACCCGCGAAGCAAGGGTAGAGAAATATATGCCAAAGATTTTGAGTGGTAAAGGATTGGATGATTAGTGTTTGGGCGGTTTGTAATCCTGAGCGTAGTCGAAGGTTTTTTGCCCTACTCCCAGTCTTGCCTCGGCTCACCGCCGCCGAGGGGCTCTTTCTTTATCCTTGATGATAAAGAAACAAACAATCAAGGCTTGCATCTTTTATTGAACTAAGCTATCGAAATTCTTATTGCGGCAATATGGAGGCCCCGATGAAAAATCGGGACTTTATATTGCCTTGTGTTGTGGATTGTTGAGGGTTTGTGCCTGAATTTCAATGCTTATTCCGGCGAAAATCCGCTATGTCGGATATCAGGGCGCAGATAAAACCCAATGAAAAATCTATTCCTTTTCACTACATTTAATTCCAAAACCGCAATATGGATACTGCATTTTACTTAGATAAATTTCAAAAAGCAGCCGATCAGCTGGATCAAAAAGTGCTCCGTGAAAAAGAAATTGAAGTGGCTGTTGGAGAGGTTATGGATTCAGTATTTTTAAAACTCTATAAAAAATCCTGGGCAAGTCCCGGGGAAGATCCCTTAACCGCAGCATCGAGGATTTTCTTTTCCATTTGGGTAAATGATGACATAATTGAAGAACAAAAGATTTATTATAATATTCATGCATTTAAACTTCGGCACCTTAAAGGTTATGCAATACAAAGCAGGCAATTTGCCGATGTATTCAGAAGCCGTTTTAAGCTTTTCGAAAACCAATGGTCAAATGTGAGTGTAAAATTTGGTCCGCTAACTTTAATGGAAGGTTGGGTGAAGCTTAATCAGAGCAATTTTCAGCATGACGTTTTATCGTTGGCTAATAGTTTTTTATCAATAGCGCATTTGGTTGATGAAACGCTTTTGAAATTTAAAAAATAAAGTCATAGGAAATGAGTGTTTTTTATTTGGAAATGAGCGTACAGTAATTCTTGGTGGTCTTCAGCCCCGCCATTCGCTGTAGCTCCGATAGAAAAAATCGGAGGCTGCCGCTGCTGTCGGGTTTAGTTACAAGGGGTTATATGCCCTGCAACTTCAAAAATGAAAAGCTGTTTTAGCCATTTAGCCCCGGTTGAAGCGATATCCCGAAGTTTTCGGGACAGCAACGAGGTACGAGTAAGCGAAGCGTAAAAGCGGAAAACGGGAAGACATTTAATGTGTTGAACAGGCATTGCGCTCCAAATAAAAATTGATATTTTTCAAAAACGTGGCAATAAATTTAATACCAATATGAGCAAAACAAATAAAAAAGAACTATCCGCAGTACAAACATCAGATCTGCTCCATATTTTAAAACTCCGTTTCGAGCAAAACATAAACCGGCACAAAACTTTAGAATGGAATAAAGTACAGGAAAGGTTAACAGCCAAACCAGAAAAATTGTGGGTGCTTGATGAAATGGAAATTAGCGGCGGCGAACCTGATGTGGTGGAGTATGATGAAGCTACCGGCGAATATATTTTTTACGATTGCTCGGCTGAAAGTCCGAAAGGCCGGAGAAGTATTTGTTACGATCTTGAAGGGCTTGAATCGAGAAAAGAACACCAGCCCGAAAATAATGCGGTTGATATGGCCGCTGCAATGGGGATCGAACTGTTAACAGAAGAACAATACCGTTATTTACAACAACTCGGGAAATTCGATACTAAAACTTCAAGCTGGATTGTTACCCCTTCTGCAATCAGAAAACTTGGCGGTGCCCTATTTGGCGATCGCCGTTATGATCACGTATTTGTTTACCATAATGGTGCGCAATCGTATTATGCGGCAAGGGCTTTCCGCGGTTCGCTTCGAGTATGATTTTATAATAGTTTTTCGTAGCAGAAAAACCGCAACCCAGGACGTTTGGCCAAACCAATTTCACCACTAAAAGTATAACCTAATTTAGGAAACAATGCCTGCGTGGCCTTATTCTCGCTATTGGTATCTACCCTCAAAATGTTGATGCCATTTGCTTTGGCAACCTCCTCTGCCTGTTGCATTAAGGCTTTGGCAATGCCTTTGCCCTGGCAATCGGGATCTACAGCCAAACGGTGTGTAACAATCGCTTTTTCAGTAATGTCCCAACCGGCATCGGTATATTCAGGATCCTGATCGTTGGTAATGGCCGAAACCCCGACAACCTGCTCTTCTAATTCTGCTACCCATAACTGATCAATAGTAATATCCTTGGCAAATACTTCAGGATTTGGGTAATCATCTCCCCACTGGAAATTTCCGGCAGCACGCATTAAGGGTACAACTTTCTTTACGAGCTGCATAATTTGCTGGATATCTTCTGTAACGGCTAATCTTATTGTCATGGATGCAAAGATAATAGATAGGTTTATTGGTTCAGTTGTTCGTCGGTCATTTGTTTGTTGGTTCATTGGTTCAATAGTCATTTGTTTGTTGGTTCATCGGTTCAATAGTCATTTGTTTATTGGTTAGCATGAGGCAGAAACTGGATAACTGCCAACTGAGAACTGCCGACTGTTCAATCGACTCCAAACTAGTTTATGTTTAATCGACTTAGGACTAACCGATCTTCATCAAATCTTCATCTTTCAGTTTGATATTTGAGCATATTACTCTCCATCATATTCCGGCTTCTAAAGGCCTGTTAAGGAATTGTTTTGCCATTATTTAATTCCCATTTTCATAGTGTTAATTCAAAGTTAAACTTAATCTGATCTTAATATTGAATTAACATTAAGGCTGTTGTTTTGTACCAAAATAAAATAACAGAAAATGAAATCACGTATACTATCCCTGGTAAGTATTCTGGTACTCCTGGTCACATTTGCTCAGGCACAGGTTACAACATCTAGCATTAATGGAAAGATTAAGGATAACAAAGGTATCATCCCAGGGGCAACCATCGTTATGGTGCACGTTCCTACAGGTACAGTTTCTAAAGGTTCGTCAAACGAAAACGGCCTTTACCGCATTGGTAACTTAAATCCGGGCGGACCATACAAAATCACCGTAACCTTTGTTGGTTATAGTCCGGTAGTAAAAGAAAATATTTATTTAACCCTTGGTAACGACGTAAAACTCGATATCGATCTTCAGGAGCAGGGTAACCAGTTGGCTGAAGTAAGTGTTAAAGGGCAAAAAGGTGGAACAAAATCTGGTGCAGGTACCAGTATCGGCGAAGGTCAGATTAAAACCTTACCAACCATGAACCGCAGTTTACAGGATGTTACCCGTGTAACCCCTCAGGGCAGTAAAGACAATACCTTTGGCGGTACCAACTTCAGGTACAATAACGTAACTATCGATGGTGCGATTAATAACGATGCCATTGGTTTTAGTCCTTCGTTAGGTGGTCAGAGCGGAAGCTCGGGCATGCCGGGAAGCAGTACACGTACCAATCCGGTTTCGCTTGATGCGATCCAGGATGTTACCGTTCTACTTTCTCCTTACGATGTTAAAGTGGGTAACTTTTTAGGTGGTAGCATCAACGCGGTTACACGTGGTGGTACCAACGAAGTGGTAGGATCGGTTTATGGTTATGGCCGTAACGCTTCGCTAATCGGTAGAAACAAAATTGGCGATAACAGCAAAGAGCCTTCTGCTTTTCACGATTATCAAACCGGTTTCCGCGTAGGTTTCCCGATCATTAAAGATAAATTGTTCTTCTTTACCAATGAAGAGATTACCCGCCGTCAGGATCCGGTAATTTTGGGTGCAGGATCATCAGATATGAAATTGCTTACTTTGGCAGAAGCACAACAGATTTCAGACCGCATGAAAAATGCTTATGGTGTTGATGCAGGTTCGTTCGGTGATTACAATATCTATTCACAATCTAACAAGTTCTTTAACCGTTTAGATTGGAACATCAGCGAAAGCACCCAGTTAACCATCAGGAATAACACCATTATTTCGAAAGCAACAAACTTAGAAAGAGATCAGTCTAACTTCAGGTTTGGCGGTATCGATTTTAAACAGAACAACAACCAAACTTCAACCGTTGCTGATCTGAAAACCCGTTTTGGTAATTCAGCTACCAATAACTTAATAGTAGGTTATTCTACTGTCCACGATTTCCGTGATCCGCTTTCTAATCCGGCTTTGCCACAGATCGAGATTGCTTCAAACGGTGGAACATTGTTTTTAGGTACCGACCGTGAGGCCAGTATCTTCAACATGAAACAGAACACTTTCGAATTTACCGATAACTTTACTTACAGCACCGGTAACCATACTTTTACCGTTGGTACACACAACGAATTTTATAAAATCAACTACGGTTTTGTAAACTCATGGAATGGTCGTGTGGCTTATAGTAGCGTTGCCGATTTCCTGGCTAACCAGCCAAACAGGGTACGTACCAGTTATAACTATGATGATAACAGCCGCGATAATATTATTGCCAACCCAACTGCAGAATTTAATGTGAACATGTACAGTGTTTACGGTCAGGACGAAATCCGCATTGGCGACCGTTTTAAATTAACCCCGGGTTTACGTTTTGATATGGCAAACTTGCCAGATATGCCATCATTGAGTTCAAAAACAACCAACTCTCCTGTTGATCCCAACTATGGTACAACTTATACTTACACGCAGCCATCATCAATTACCGGAAAATTCCTGAACAAAATCCAGATTTCTCCTCGTGTTGGTTTTAACTTCGATGTATTGGGTAACCAAAGTTTGGTTATGCGTGGTGGTACCGGTTTATTTACCAGCCGTGTTCCTTTTGCATGGATCGGTTATGCTTATTACAACAACGGTGTAAACTACGGTGCTTTTGATAAATCGTATGTTTATACAAGTACAGATCCGACTAAAATCGTGAAACCGGCTGCGGGTTCCGATCCGATTAAAGATGCTTTAACTGGTAATGGCGAAGCAGGTTATGTAACTAACCAGGGCATAAATGTTAAAGATGCAAGTGGCGCTACGCAGGTAGATTTAGTTGACAATAACTTTAAAATGCCAAAAGCATGGAGAAGTAATTTAGCTTTCGATTATAAAACTGATGACCAGTGGAAATTTACATTGGAGGGAATTTTTAGCCAGGTAATTAAAGATGTGCAGTTTCAACAGATCAACTATGTAGATAATCCAAAATACATGGTTTATGATACACAGAAACAGATGCCAATTTATTCAGGTACCAAAATTAATCCTTTATATACCAATGCCTACCTTTTATCAAATACAGATAAAGGATACAAATACAGTTTAACAGCACAGGTAAGTAAATCACTTCCTATGGGCTTAGATATGATGGTGGCTTATACCTACGGAAGATCGAAAGATATTGCCAATGGTATCCGTAACTCGATGGAGTCTAACTGGCAGTTAAACCAGGCGCTTAATCCAAATAATCCAGGTTTGGCTTATTCTAACTTCGATATCCGCAACAGGATTATCTCGACCATCAATTACAGGTTAGATTGGTTTAAAAACAATAAATATGTATCTAACTTCTCGTTGTTCTTCAGCGGTCAGTCGGGTTCGCCATACTCATTGGGCTTAGTGAACACAAGGATCAATGGAACGGGACAAACCGTAAGTTTAATGTATGTGCCGGCTGTAGGCGAAACACAGAAATTCTTTGCCAATACACCAGATGGAATTGCACAGGCTGCAGCATTTGATAATTACATTAATGGTGATAAATACCTAAGTACCCGTCGTGGCGATTTTACAGAGCGTAACGGTGCACGTACCCCTTGGAATGTTCAGGCTGATTTCCGTTTCTCGCAGGATATTCAGGTGGCAAAAGGAAAACACCCGCATGTACTTACTTTAACTTACGATATTGTTAACCTAACTAATTTGTTGAATAAAGATTGGGGAATCCAGTATTTTTCTCCTAACACTTATAACTCTATGGCCAGTATGGGTATCAAAGTTCAAACTGCAGGCACACCAACAGCCTATCCGGTTTATACCTTTGCTCAAAAAGATGTAACTTCTTACTCAAAAGATTTCTTTGCATCACGTTACCAGATGCAATTGGGATTGAGGTATAGCTTCTAATCTTTTTAAAGAAATAGATATAACGGTCTGGCCTGATAAAGGTCAGGCCGTTTTTTGTTTAACATACGACGACTATTATTGCATTTTGTCATCCTGAGCGGAGTCGAAGGATCATTCGTTCTGCTTAATTGGCCACGGATGCACGGAAAACACGGAGATGTTTTAATTGAAATTATTATTGTAACAATTAAACAATTAAACTTTTTTATTACGCACCTGTCCAAATTATACACACAGCGTAAAGCTTGATTTATTTTTTTACTTAAAAGGTTAGGTTATGAAAAAGATTGTAAATGCGTTGCTCTTATTGGTTTTGGCGTTAAATTTTAGTGCATGCGTAGTGAGTGCACGAGCGCCACGTGCCCACTGGGTACCCGGTTACTATGTTGTTGGCCCTCATGGCGGTCGCCATTGGGTACACGGCCATTACCGCTAGTTTATCCTTACCAATTTTCTTTAACTCATGCTAATCAGCCGGGTTAAAAGCAAAGTCTGTGCTTTCCTTCTCCATTTGGAGAGGGATGCACTATTTTAGGTAAATCCACTTCCTTAAACATGGTGAGGTGTAACTATTGTAATGTTTCATTTAGAATACAGGAATAAAATAATACATTAGCGCTATTAATCTCTATTTTAACCATGCAGGAAGAAATTCTTTTACAGATAAGCGGAAAAATCAAAGAAAGACGTAAAGAACTTGGCATTACCGTTCAGGAACTTGCAGATAAGGCAGAAGTAAGTAAAGGCCTTATTTCCCAGATCGAAAACAGCAGGACCATCCCATCGCTTATGGTATTGATGGACATTATTAAGAGTCTGGAGATTGATTTAAACAGCTTTTTTAAAGATATCAATTTTCATAAAAAAGATGCCCCTGTGCTGGTAAAACGGAAGGATAATTACCAGAAATTCGAAAAAGAACAGGCTGTTGGCTTTAACTACTCGCGTATTTTAACCAAGAACATCAAATTTTCTACCGCCGATTTTGTGCTGCTCGAGCTTGAAGTAAATTCACACCGTCCGATGGTAAAAACTGAAGCTTTTGAGTTTAAATACATGATTGAAGGCAAGGTAGAATACCAGTTTGCAAAAAAGAAAGTGATACTCGAAAAAGGCGACTCCATGCTTTTCGACGGAAGGCTTTCGCATACGCCTGTTAACATTGGCGATACCAAGGCATTGATGCTGGTAATTTATTTCTTCGAGTAACAATTTAGTAAACAAAGTTTATTTATACTTAACAAATTTTTATCTTCATCTTTATAAACCAAGCCTATATTAGCAGGCAAATTATAAATATGAAAAAATTTCTTAAAAGCACTATTCTGCTGCTTTGCATTGCTGTGTGTGCACAGGCACAGCCAAAAAAAATTAAACATGTCATCCTCATCGGTTGCGATGGCTTTGGAGGTTATGCCCTGCAGGAAGCCAATATGCCTAATCTTAAAGCTTTAATGGCCAATGGCTCGTGGACCGATAAGGCGCGTTGTGTGCTGCCATCATCCAGTGCGGTTAACTGGGCTTCGTTGTTGATGGGAGCAGGGCCAACCGAACATGGTTACACCGAGTGGGACAGCAAGGTACCCGAAATCCCTTCAGTAACCAAAACTTCTTATGGCATATTCCCCACGATATTCAGCGTGATCAGGGATCAGAAAAAAACCGCTAAAACTGCTATTGTTTATAGCTGGAACGGTATCGGTTATTTGTTCGAAAAAGAAGCTGTAAATATAGTAGTGAACGGTAAAGAAAAAGATGATTTTTGTGCCGATACTGCTGCCGCGATTATTAAAAAAGAAAAACCTTATTTTACTTTTCTGCATTTAGACGAACCTGACAATACAGGACATGCCATCGGTCACCGTACACCCGCCTATTACAAACAACTGGAGCTGGTAGATCAGCGCATTGGTAAAATTGTAAAAGCAGTTAAAGATGCAGGTATTGCCGATGAAACCATTATTTTAGTAACTGCTGATCACGGGGGAACGGGTAAAGGCCATGGCGGTAAATCGCTTGATGAAGTGCAGATTCCATGGATTATTTCTGGTCCTGGTGTACGAAAAAACCACGAAATAAGAGATGTTATCATTACTTACGATACTGCAGCTACACTTGCCTGGTTGATGGGCTTGCAACAACCGCAAAGCTGGCGGGGAAAGCCTGTGTTAGAGCCGTTTGGCAAATAAGCTTCCCAGGCCAGGCAGATTTAACAATTTGATAACTTAACATTTGTTTACAAATAATAAACATTGTTTACTATTGTGTTTTAATGTTAATAATTATGGAAATTAGATTAATCTTGTTAGATAGGTTGGCATCCAATGATACCGTAGCCGGGATATTAAATTTATAATGCAATGAGCTTGCTTCATATTGCCCGTAAAAAAGCACAACACTGGCCCTATTGGCTGGTTACTGTGATTGGTGGTGTAGCAGCCTTTGGTTGTTACACCAGTATGTATGCGTTTAGGAAAGCCTTTGCTTCGGCCACTTTCGAGCATCAGGAATTTCTGCACATTGATTATAAGGTTTGGCTTGTGATTGCACAGATGGTAGGGTATACCCTTAGTAAGTTTTATGGTATCCGTTTTATTTCCGAATCGGGAAAAAGTAACCGCGCCAGGAGCATTATTTTTCTGATCCTTTTTTCGTGGCTTGCCCTGCTTGGTTTTGCGCTGGTACCTGCTCCTTACAATATTATATTTCTCTTTCTTAACGGTTTTCCGCTGGGCATGATCTGGGGTTTGGTGTTCAGTTACCTCGAAGGCAGAAAAACAACTGAGTTTATGGGCGCTTTAATGTCTATCAGTTTAATTTTTGCTTCAGGTTTTGTGAAAACCGTGGCCCGCTCTCTGATGTCCTTTGCTTCAGTAAGCGATTATTGGATGCCTTTTTTAACGGGTCTGGTATTTTTACCTGCCCTGCTGCTGTTCGTTTTCTGTTTGGAAGTAATTCCACCACCTTCAAAAGAAGATCAGGAGTTGCGTACCAAGCGGGTACCGATGGATGGGAACCAACGGAAGGCCTTTATCACCACATTTTTGCCAGGTATTATCTTAACCATCATCATTTATGTATTGCTAACCTGTATCCGCGATATGCGCGATAATTTTGAGGTAGAAATCTGGAATGGCCTTGGTATCCATAACAACCATATTTATACCCAGATTGATACGCTCATTTCGGTGGTGGTGCTGGTGATGATGGGGCTTTTGATCCTGATTAAAGATAATCTCAAAGCCTTTACCGTGATCCATATCATGATTATTGCCGGTTGTTTATTGATCGGCGTAAGTACCTTCTTTTTCGATCGTGGATATATGGGACCGGTTACCTGGATGGCTTTACTGGGAATGGGACTATACATGGCCTATATTCCGTATAATGCGATTTTCTTTGAACGGATGATTGCCAATTTTCACTATAAAAGTAATATCGGTTTTATTATGTATGTGGCTGATTCTATTGGTTATGTAGGTAGTTTTTCGGTATTGATGTTGCACGAGTTTGGAGAAACCAACATCAGCTGGATGCACTTTTTTAAAGAGTGTTTGTTTGCCGTTCCGCTGATTGGTGGCGTGTGCAGCATACTCTCATTAATTTATTTCAGAAGGAAAACATTGGCTACCAATAAAAAGATGCAAGCGTCAGGAAGCGTGGTTTTAACTGGGAAATAAAAAAAGTTTTGGCTGCTTTTTACCATTTATCGTCATTGCGGGAAGGCTTTTTCAGCCGACGAAGCAATCTTTATTGTGGTCGTAGAGCATGAATGATTGCTTCGTCGTTCCTCTTCACAATGACGATTTTTTTATTTGGAATTTGTTAATGGTAACGAAGTTGAGGTGGCTTTTATAAACAGTTTTGTCATTCCCAACCCGATAGCTATCGGATGACGAATAATTTTTAAAATATATTAACATCGATGTAGGTGCTATTTAAAGCATCTCACACAAAAAATAAATAAACAATGAATAAACATTTCGATCTTATTGTAGTTGGCGGTGGTATTTTAGGTACTTTCCACGCTTACCATGCCTTACTTTTAGGTAAATCTGTATTGCAGCTCGAAAAAGACAATTTTCCGGTAGGGGCTACAGTACGCAACTTTGGTCAGGTAGTGCCATCGGGTATGGAGGCCGAATGGTTTGAATATGGTGTGGCCGGTTTAGAGATTTATAAATCCATCCAGCGTGAATTTGATATTTCTGTACAACAGAACGGCAGTGTGTACATTGCCTCAGATGATGATGAATGCACCTTGATCCACGAGTTGAAAGCGCATTACGATACCATTGGTTATACAACAGAATTGCTCAATCAGGAAGCTATTTTAAAAAAGTATCCGGCCATTAAATCTTCTTATGCCAGGGAGGCCATATTTTTTCCGCAGGAAATCAGCGTAGCACCCGATCAGATGATCCACCGTTTGCACCAGTACATGCAGACAAAATTCGAAAAGTACACGCTTAAATACAATAGTCCGGTTACCGCATGCGAAAGCAAAGGCATCGGGGTAGAAGTGGGACTGAAAAACAATACCGAGCTTTTTACGGCCGAGAAAGCCATTATCTGCAATGGTTATGAGTTTAAATTGCTGTACCCCGAATTGTTTAGCGAAAGCGGCATTGTGGTAAGCAAATTACAGATGATGCGCAGTATCCCGATGCCCGATGTAGCACTGGAAGGCAATATTTTAACGGGTTTAACTACCCGCCGTTACGAGAGTTTTGAGCACTATTGTCCTTCATTTAAAAGCATTAAAACACCTGAACATTACGAAGAACTGAAAAAATGGGGCATCCATATCCTGTTTAAAAAAGCAGCAGATAATACCATCATCATCGGCGATTCGCACGTATATGCTGATGTAAACCATTTTGATGACCTGGGCTTCGATTTAAGTACCCACATTAATGACTTGATGTTAGCCGAAGCTGCCCGGATAGTGGATTTTGATGTACGCAAACTGCAAAGTACCTGGGCCGGATTTTATCCGCAGCATGCTACCAAACACATTGTAACTTACGATCTGGACGACCGTATCCATATCCGCACTGCCATTGGCGGCAAAGGAATGACCGCAAGTGCCGGTTATGCAGCAGAAAGCATTAAGAAAATACTGTGTTAACAAATACTAAACAAAAACAAGGTATTTTGTTAACTTTATGATTGCATTGGGCTAACATGCACATCTTATCATTGCATCTATAAACCATAAAAATTTTATAGATAAATGAAACATCTCTACAAGATGAAGATGTGCATGGTAGCTTTATTGTTATTATGCCTCACGCCCTATTTTACATGGGCGCAAACAAAAATAGCCGGTATGGTTAAAGACGATGCACAGCAACCGGTTCCCGGTGTGAGTGTATTGGTAAAAGGCACCAAAAAAGCCACTTCAACCGATTTATCTGGCCGTTTTACCCTCGATGCCAAAACGGGCGAAACGCTTGTGGTAAGTTCAATCGGTTTCCTTACACAAGAGGTGCAGGTTACCGGAGCAAACCTTAACATCATCCTAAAAACAGATTCGAAAAACCTAAACGAAGTGGTGGTTACCGCCCTTGGTATCCGTAAAGAAAAGCGGAACCTGGGTTATGCCATTCAGGAGGTTAAAGGCGCCGATCTGGTAAAAGCCAGAGAAGCCAACCCGGTAAATGGTTTAGTAGGTAAAGTTGCAGGTTTAACCGTGGGTGTATCATCCGAACTTTTGGGCCGTTCGTC
Proteins encoded:
- a CDS encoding helix-turn-helix domain-containing protein codes for the protein MQEEILLQISGKIKERRKELGITVQELADKAEVSKGLISQIENSRTIPSLMVLMDIIKSLEIDLNSFFKDINFHKKDAPVLVKRKDNYQKFEKEQAVGFNYSRILTKNIKFSTADFVLLELEVNSHRPMVKTEAFEFKYMIEGKVEYQFAKKKVILEKGDSMLFDGRLSHTPVNIGDTKALMLVIYFFE
- a CDS encoding DoxX family protein, which gives rise to MTKRNKIIYWIATVWLSLGMLSTGVVQLLKTKEEVALFTQLGYPVYFLTLLGIWKILGVIAVLIPKFTLLKEWAYAGFFFAMSGAVFSHISVADHSFSAYFGPMLLLVLTVLSWYFRPAERKIVSTNL
- a CDS encoding SRPBCC family protein gives rise to the protein MEQKTKIDAENGKQEIVITREFDLPVELLFKAYIEPEIVAQWMGTKVLKLENKKHGSYVFETSDQKGNVAFVASGVIHEFVPEEKITRTFEMENTPFAAQLEFLTFEKLTDDRSKLTMHVIYKSVGVRDQILALPFAQGINMAHNRLQNIVDQLK
- a CDS encoding TonB-dependent receptor: MKSRILSLVSILVLLVTFAQAQVTTSSINGKIKDNKGIIPGATIVMVHVPTGTVSKGSSNENGLYRIGNLNPGGPYKITVTFVGYSPVVKENIYLTLGNDVKLDIDLQEQGNQLAEVSVKGQKGGTKSGAGTSIGEGQIKTLPTMNRSLQDVTRVTPQGSKDNTFGGTNFRYNNVTIDGAINNDAIGFSPSLGGQSGSSGMPGSSTRTNPVSLDAIQDVTVLLSPYDVKVGNFLGGSINAVTRGGTNEVVGSVYGYGRNASLIGRNKIGDNSKEPSAFHDYQTGFRVGFPIIKDKLFFFTNEEITRRQDPVILGAGSSDMKLLTLAEAQQISDRMKNAYGVDAGSFGDYNIYSQSNKFFNRLDWNISESTQLTIRNNTIISKATNLERDQSNFRFGGIDFKQNNNQTSTVADLKTRFGNSATNNLIVGYSTVHDFRDPLSNPALPQIEIASNGGTLFLGTDREASIFNMKQNTFEFTDNFTYSTGNHTFTVGTHNEFYKINYGFVNSWNGRVAYSSVADFLANQPNRVRTSYNYDDNSRDNIIANPTAEFNVNMYSVYGQDEIRIGDRFKLTPGLRFDMANLPDMPSLSSKTTNSPVDPNYGTTYTYTQPSSITGKFLNKIQISPRVGFNFDVLGNQSLVMRGGTGLFTSRVPFAWIGYAYYNNGVNYGAFDKSYVYTSTDPTKIVKPAAGSDPIKDALTGNGEAGYVTNQGINVKDASGATQVDLVDNNFKMPKAWRSNLAFDYKTDDQWKFTLEGIFSQVIKDVQFQQINYVDNPKYMVYDTQKQMPIYSGTKINPLYTNAYLLSNTDKGYKYSLTAQVSKSLPMGLDMMVAYTYGRSKDIANGIRNSMESNWQLNQALNPNNPGLAYSNFDIRNRIISTINYRLDWFKNNKYVSNFSLFFSGQSGSPYSLGLVNTRINGTGQTVSLMYVPAVGETQKFFANTPDGIAQAAAFDNYINGDKYLSTRRGDFTERNGARTPWNVQADFRFSQDIQVAKGKHPHVLTLTYDIVNLTNLLNKDWGIQYFSPNTYNSMASMGIKVQTAGTPTAYPVYTFAQKDVTSYSKDFFASRYQMQLGLRYSF
- a CDS encoding DUF4256 domain-containing protein, which translates into the protein MSKTNKKELSAVQTSDLLHILKLRFEQNINRHKTLEWNKVQERLTAKPEKLWVLDEMEISGGEPDVVEYDEATGEYIFYDCSAESPKGRRSICYDLEGLESRKEHQPENNAVDMAAAMGIELLTEEQYRYLQQLGKFDTKTSSWIVTPSAIRKLGGALFGDRRYDHVFVYHNGAQSYYAARAFRGSLRV
- a CDS encoding YdeI/OmpD-associated family protein: MMNPKADFYFNKAKKWQEAVNLLRTIVLDCGLTEELKWGCPCYTLDGNNIVLIHDFKEYCAFLFFKGAILKDKEGILIQQTENVQSARQIRFTNALQIVEMKATLKSFILQAIEVEKAGLKVELKKTTEYSIPAEFQNKLDHIPDLKAAFEALTPGRQRGYLLHFSAPKQSKTREARVEKYMPKILSGKGLDD
- a CDS encoding GNAT family N-acetyltransferase, which codes for MTIRLAVTEDIQQIMQLVKKVVPLMRAAGNFQWGDDYPNPEVFAKDITIDQLWVAELEEQVVGVSAITNDQDPEYTDAGWDITEKAIVTHRLAVDPDCQGKGIAKALMQQAEEVAKANGINILRVDTNSENKATQALFPKLGYTFSGEIGLAKRPGLRFFCYEKLL
- a CDS encoding alkaline phosphatase; translated protein: MKKFLKSTILLLCIAVCAQAQPKKIKHVILIGCDGFGGYALQEANMPNLKALMANGSWTDKARCVLPSSSAVNWASLLMGAGPTEHGYTEWDSKVPEIPSVTKTSYGIFPTIFSVIRDQKKTAKTAIVYSWNGIGYLFEKEAVNIVVNGKEKDDFCADTAAAIIKKEKPYFTFLHLDEPDNTGHAIGHRTPAYYKQLELVDQRIGKIVKAVKDAGIADETIILVTADHGGTGKGHGGKSLDEVQIPWIISGPGVRKNHEIRDVIITYDTAATLAWLMGLQQPQSWRGKPVLEPFGK